CGAGGAATCAGCAAGGCTCTGGTGCGGAAAGTTTCCCGAAAGGTGAGCTACCAACTTATGCGAGTAGCTATCAATACTCAAGTATTTATTTACCCTACAGGTGTACGCCATCGATGTGAGGAATCATGGCGAGAGTCCCCATTCGAGTGTCCACAATTCCAAGGCGATGAGCGAGGATTTGCGATTGTTTATGGAGCAGCGCAGCCATCCGAATGCCGCCTGCATGGGTCACAGCATGGGCGGCAGGTCCATGATGTACTTTGCCAGAAAATACGTAAGTCTGCCACTTAAGCACAAACATATGTAGATGTTGAATAATCATTTCCATCATCACAGCCCGAGTTGGTGGAGCGTTTGATAGTGGTGGACATATCGCCCATAAGCGTGCCCCGTTCCACCGGCGAGATGACGGAAATCTTCGACGCGATGGTCTCCCTGGACCTTTCGCCGAGCATGTCCATGTCTGAGGGCAGGAAAATTGCACGGGAGAAGCTGCTCAAAGCCACCGAGGACGAGACCGTCGACTTTATCATGCTGAATCTCCGAAAAGATCCTGATTCCGGCGCGTAAGTTCGGCACATAAGCATCGTCATTTTGGAAGCGCTTCAATCGAGTAATCTTCCTTCAGATTCTCTTGGGCCTGCAATGCACTGGTTCTTCGTGATTTCCTCACCCGCTTCGACAAATACCAGAGTAATTTGGAGGAGCTGCCGCCGTACACGGGACCCACTACGTTCATCTGCGGCTCGCGATCACCTTACATGAGGTAACTTGGATCTCTGGTGCTAAGAAAACTAACTAATTGAATCTTTACGTCATTTTAGACGCGAGCAATGGCCACAGATTCAGAAAATGTTTCCCAATTCGGAGATCCACTGGCTGGAAGCCGGACATCTAGTGCACTTTGAAAAGCCGCAGGAGTTTCTAACAATAGTCAGCGAGTTCCTGAACAGAACTGATTAGAccaaatttgatattttagcCAATTGTACAAAGAAGTCAATAGTAGATCGACTTTAGCTAAATTGAAAGTACACCTTTGTTTCTCTTGGGAACGGAAATTCgaattaatttcacttaagAACTCGAGAAGACATTCTTCAACGATCTCCGCAGATCTTCAAGAATCTTCAAGAATCTTCACCGAAAAGAGCGAGAtagcattatttattttttgttttttaagcgAGTCGCGCGTTCTGAACTTCATTTTTCAGAATATTATACATTTCTTAAGCACCTTTAGTCACGAAATGCCCTCGAAATGACGACAGCCTGAATTTACCCCCCTTAAAAAAAGCTACAATTTATAGTGGTGTATgtacatttaaaatgtaatttaatttatcattCTTGTTCGGCGTGTAATCGTTACATTTTTTAGATTTCCAGTTACGTTCGTCTTTTTTCGTTtggtatttgtttaaaaatatacatacacagACACGAAAAAAATGCCATGAAGAAGCTGATAGATTTCGTATGATCGTATGCTGCATACAAAAATTGACGGCAAATGGattttcctcaattttttgaaaattttcaattcgCTTCTCTTAggttctgtgtgtgtgtgtgtatacgtacgtattttatatatgtatctgttcTTCCTTgttgggtgtgtgtgagtgtccTTACTTATTAGGATTAAATAAGTGtgtacaaatacatatataaatcaGGGGAAATCACATAgcacttaaaattatatagtcAAAGTGGAAATCATTGATAAATGAACACAATCCGCGTGCTTCagtgtgtgttgttgtgtttgtgtgtaagTGGCCGTTTGCAGGAGCTCCTATCCTTGCTAAATACATCAAACAGGAATGGTGGGTAAAACTCTTGTGTGCTAAGGCTAAAATGGCTGTGATATTATTCcgcgattcgattcgatgtGTTGTGTGATTGTTGACTTTGAGTGGGTGTTTcgagtgtgtgttttgtgtgtgtgtgtgtgacaagTCATTGATTTTGTCTCACAGCTTCTTTAGTTTCTAGTTCTTTAGTTATTAGTTTTGCTCTAGTTGTAGTTCCATTATAGTTGGGTTTCTAGACTATATTGCCGCCGTCGTAGGCGTAGTCGGCTTTGTTGTGCATGACGAGTCGGTTTCCCACAAAGTAAAAGCTGTCCGAGCGCGTCTCAAAGGGGCTCGATATCATTTCAGcaactaaaaatgaaaaacgaacGAACATAGTTATTTGAATTGCATTTCACTAATAAGATCACATCCTACAAACCGATAGCGCAATAAAACGCATAATTTTTGTTGAACCAAAAAAGCACATGATAGTTGGTCGCAATCTGACCAATAGAAGCCCACTAATGTGCATTGGACAACCCTCATCTCACAGGCGCAAATCGCAAGCGGCCTTGACCCACAAACCCCTTAAACTTTTGGCAGCCACTTTCAATTGCGTGTCCTGCTGGCTGGGATTATGTAAAAATGGCTCACCTAGGTCGGGTGGAAGGTTAGGAAACTCGTAGATGTGCTCAACCGTATTCTTCGAAAATGGAAAGCAGAAGCCAAACTCAAAGTCAAAGGTCTTTAGCAGGCGATCGCGGAAGAAGTGGCGTTCGATCATACGGAAATTATTAAGAGGCTGGCTGCCCACAGTGAATTCCACACTGCAAATAAGGAAAGTTACAAATTGAGAGGCATTCCAAACAACACATGTATAACCTACGTGGCTCCCACTGTTTTGAGGTTGAGAAATGCCGGTGTGAACTGATAGCGCACATAGCGTCCGGCATTTGGATCGGCAGTGTCCTCCAGCGTCAGTTTCTCGGCTGCCGCCAGCACGTTTTCATCCACGGACAGTCCTTCCGGATATTGTTCGCTCGGCGGCTTGGCGATCTCGAAGAGCACGGCGCCGCTCTCCAGGTCGCGGATCTTGAACCGCGTGAAATCAATCTCGaacacatttgcatttgcggAGCAGAGATAGTCGTCCGTAATCTTGGTCAGGTGCAGCACCTCGTCGGGAGTCACGCTGGAAGTCTCCGCAGGACGTTTGGCGTCACCGGAGGCACCACCGCTCGCTGCGGCAGCTCCCGACGATCCTCCGCTGCCGCTGTTGGCCTCCACTCCACTGCCCGAAGAAGAGGATCCTGCGGCCGCGGATGAGGACGTGGCCACTGCCCCTGCACCCGAGGATTGCACCGGATTTAGTTGCTTGCCCACCACGCTCATTGTGCACGGAATCTGGTGGTATTATTTGTCTATAGTCTGCGAATCGGGTTTTTAAGGCTCCTGGCTGGATGGCTGCTGCAGTGGTATCCTTTGATTTGAAGCTACTCCGCTGTCTCACTCTGCGAATAGAAAGGAGTAGGCATTGGTTATTAGGgagcttaaaaaatatagcacaAATACGTTTGAATTACTTTTACTCCAAACTTTTACTAAACCGAATAATGACAATTCACAATTTTCTgaatatggcaaaaaaaaagtcatAGTTGTCAAGTTACTcaccaacacaaacacaca
This Drosophila simulans strain w501 chromosome X, Prin_Dsim_3.1, whole genome shotgun sequence DNA region includes the following protein-coding sequences:
- the LOC27208865 gene encoding protein unc-119 homolog, which encodes MSVVGKQLNPVQSSGAGAVATSSSAAAGSSSSGSGVEANSGSGGSSGAAAASGGASGDAKRPAETSSVTPDEVLHLTKITDDYLCSANANVFEIDFTRFKIRDLESGAVLFEIAKPPSEQYPEGLSVDENVLAAAEKLTLEDTADPNAGRYVRYQFTPAFLNLKTVGATVEFTVGSQPLNNFRMIERHFFRDRLLKTFDFEFGFCFPFSKNTVEHIYEFPNLPPDLVAEMISSPFETRSDSFYFVGNRLVMHNKADYAYDGGNIV
- the LOC6740009 gene encoding protein ABHD11, with protein sequence MQRLTKSLRSLPFPAGKILRTPLGVRREYSSETPEPVELSFDSYTGENPETRPPLLTYHGLFGSKQNWRGISKALVRKVSRKVYAIDVRNHGESPHSSVHNSKAMSEDLRLFMEQRSHPNAACMGHSMGGRSMMYFARKYPELVERLIVVDISPISVPRSTGEMTEIFDAMVSLDLSPSMSMSEGRKIAREKLLKATEDETVDFIMLNLRKDPDSGAFSWACNALVLRDFLTRFDKYQSNLEELPPYTGPTTFICGSRSPYMRREQWPQIQKMFPNSEIHWLEAGHLVHFEKPQEFLTIVSEFLNRTD